The genomic DNA ACAAGATACCAATAGAATTAAGACACCTCTCGGACATTGCGCTTTCCGGCGACGCAGAACCCACTACTTTTACAAATTTCTACGAAGTTGTTGAAGAGATCATTAAGGTCAAACAGGATGAAACCAGGCTCGTGCTGATAACAAATGCCTCCTGTCTGAACCGTTTAAAGGTTCAGGATGCAGTGGACCTGATGTACAGATACAACGGAGAGGTATGGGCCAAGCTGGATGCAGGCAGTGAGGATTTCTTCAGGAAGATATCACGAAGCAACATTGAGTATTCAGATATACTGGGCAATATAATCCTGACATCAAGGAAACATCCTGTCGTCATCCAAAGCTGTTTCTGCAGGATTGAGGGTACGCCTCCTCCCCCTGATGAGATCACTTTATATTGTAAAAGGCTGAAAGAGATAGTGGATCATGGCGGGAGGATACGCCTGGTGCAGTTATACACTGTAGCAAGACCGCCTGCCGAAAAATATGTCACCCCCCTGACAGAGGGTGAGCTTGATTCAATTGCACTGGAGGTCAGGGAAACCACAGGTTTGACTGCAGAGATATTCCCCTGACTTCAATTTAATACGTTAAACTTAATTCCCAACTTCCATCTTCATT from Nitrospirota bacterium includes the following:
- a CDS encoding radical SAM protein, with amino-acid sequence MLYADHSRTFARNKYVYAVLSRRSRGISIGINLNPDRVCNFDCIYCQVDRTSYVPQLKVDIKCISTELKETIDSVISGRLYSIEPFDKIPIELRHLSDIALSGDAEPTTFTNFYEVVEEIIKVKQDETRLVLITNASCLNRLKVQDAVDLMYRYNGEVWAKLDAGSEDFFRKISRSNIEYSDILGNIILTSRKHPVVIQSCFCRIEGTPPPPDEITLYCKRLKEIVDHGGRIRLVQLYTVARPPAEKYVTPLTEGELDSIALEVRETTGLTAEIFP